The proteins below are encoded in one region of Triticum aestivum cultivar Chinese Spring chromosome 1B, IWGSC CS RefSeq v2.1, whole genome shotgun sequence:
- the LOC123083334 gene encoding uncharacterized protein, producing the protein MGGDYVVIPVLLCFLCITCQLTLVDSVDVDGNLAMDEKNTTLLRPKSFDFPWRANIKNEGSGIISHYAMWHTKPGKFYGLRAEMSIWDSSNQENSQESGASLQIYCQDGGNYNLIQAGFHISPSLYHNKDIRFFTYWTKDLKSRGCYNLQCPGFVSASGANLVPGQAIVPPSIYGKQDYYVRLSLNQDPNSEDWVVYRHDLEKPSLLGHFPKELCPGTPRIQALTGFVNYLKNAHGPPMGSGHFPDHYDHDNKKSAYFKHIRYYNPNGHSYSPFGVPMVKLVDRLDCYRANDLVLDYKRGYMFNYGGPSGCVG; encoded by the exons ATGGGAGGTGACTATGTTGTGATACCAGTCTTACTGTGCTTTTTGTGTATAACTTGCCAACTCACCTTGGTTGATTCGGTAGACGTAGATGGCAATCTCGCGATGGATGAGA AGAACACCACTCTTTTAAGACCTAAATCTTTTGATTTTCCGTGGAGAGCTAATATCAAGAATGAAGGAAGCGGCATTATTTCTCAT TATGCAATGTGGCACACAAAGCCAGGAAAATTCTATGGCCTTCGAGCTGAGATGAGTATATGGGAttcatcaaatcaagaaaactCTCAAGAATCTGGAGCATCCTTACAGATCTATTGTCAAGATGGAGGAAACTACAACTTAATTCAAGCGGGATTTCAC ATTTCCCCCTCTTTATACCATAACAAAGATATTCGCTTCTTTACATATTGGACT AAGGACTTAAAATCAAGGGGCTGCTACAACTTGCAGTGCCCAGGATTTGTTTCTGCAAGTGGAGCTAATCTGGTACCTGGACAAGCCATTGTTCCTCCATCAATTTATGGAAAACAAGACTACTATGTTAGGCTTAGCCTCAACCAG GATCCAAATTCCGAAGATTGGGTGGTGTACCGTCATGATTTAGAAAAACCATCATTATTGGGACATTTTCCAAAGGAGCTTTGCCCTGGAACACCACGTATACAAGCCTTGACTGGATTTGTGAATTACTTGAAGAATGCACATGGTCCTCCAATGGGTAGTGGCCACTTCCCCGATCATTACGATCATGACAATAAGAAATCTGCGTACTTCAAGCACATTCGGTATTACAATCCAAATGGTCATTCTTATAGCCCGTTTGGCGTTCCAATGGTCAAGTTAGTTGATAGGCTAGATTGCTATAGAGCAAATGATTTAGTTCTTGATTATAAGAGGGGCTATATGTTCAACTATGGTGGACCAAGTGGTTGTGTTGGTTGA